A portion of the Melanotaenia boesemani isolate fMelBoe1 chromosome 2, fMelBoe1.pri, whole genome shotgun sequence genome contains these proteins:
- the phospho1 gene encoding probable phosphatase phospho1 isoform X1 encodes MGESIFTCCYVPPHPPGEEEPHRSRRSEIMASHSAHISSDKRFIIFFDFDETIVDETSDDMVVQAAPGQHLPGWLKDTYRPGRYNEYMQRVLAYLAEQGVTESDLRGIMEKIPASPGMLTLFQFLRTRPAQDFEVVLVSDANTFFIESWLRRAGARQLFHRIFTNPATFNKDGRLVLRPLHSHDCPRCPDNMCKQVIVRDYVTRRTQERGRPYQRIFYVGDGANDFCPALSLGPRDVAFPRRDFPMHRLITETHEAMPGEFKAVTVPWATGEDVVQRLRKLVAE; translated from the coding sequence ATGGGGGAATCAATCTTCACCTGCTGTTATGTCCCACCTCATCCCCCAGGCGAGGAGGAACCTCACAGGTCCAGGCGCTCAGAGATTATGGCCTCCCATTCAGCCCACATCTCCTCAGACAAGCGCTTCATCATCTTCTTTGACTTCGACGAGACGATCGTGGATGAAACCAGCGATGACATGGTGGTGCAGGCCGCCCCGGGTCAACACCTCCCCGGCTGGCTGAAGGACACCTACCGCCCCGGTCGTTACAATGAGTACATGCAGCGCGTGCTGGCATACCTGGCAGAACAGGGCGTGACAGAGAGCGACCTACGCGGCATCATGGAGAAGATACCTGCATCCCCCGGCATGCTCACCCTCTTCCAGTTCCTTCGCACCCGACCCGCGCAGGACTTTGAGGTGGTGCTGGTGTCCGACGCCAACACATTCTTCATTGAGTCCTGGCTTCGGCGCGCGGGGGCCCGCCAGCTCTTCCACCGGATCTTCACCAACCCGGCAACCTTCAACAAGGACGGACGGCTGGTGCTGCGGCCTTTACACTCCCACGACTGCCCACGGTGTCCCGACAACATGTGCAAGCAGGTGATCGTCAGGGACTACGTGACGCGCAGGACGCAGGAGCGGGGCCGTCCGTACCAAAGGATCTTCTACGTGGGGGATGGAGCCAACGACTTCTGCCCTGCCCTCTCTCTCGGGCCCCGAGACGTGGCCTTCCCACGAAGGGACTTCCCTATGCACCGGCTCATTACGGAGACCCACGAAGCCATGCCTGGGGAGTTCAAAGCAGTCACGGTGCCCTGGGCCACCGGGGAGGATGTAGTGCAGCGGCTGAGGAAGTTG
- the phospho1 gene encoding probable phosphatase phospho1 isoform X2, giving the protein MASHSAHISSDKRFIIFFDFDETIVDETSDDMVVQAAPGQHLPGWLKDTYRPGRYNEYMQRVLAYLAEQGVTESDLRGIMEKIPASPGMLTLFQFLRTRPAQDFEVVLVSDANTFFIESWLRRAGARQLFHRIFTNPATFNKDGRLVLRPLHSHDCPRCPDNMCKQVIVRDYVTRRTQERGRPYQRIFYVGDGANDFCPALSLGPRDVAFPRRDFPMHRLITETHEAMPGEFKAVTVPWATGEDVVQRLRKLVAE; this is encoded by the coding sequence ATGGCCTCCCATTCAGCCCACATCTCCTCAGACAAGCGCTTCATCATCTTCTTTGACTTCGACGAGACGATCGTGGATGAAACCAGCGATGACATGGTGGTGCAGGCCGCCCCGGGTCAACACCTCCCCGGCTGGCTGAAGGACACCTACCGCCCCGGTCGTTACAATGAGTACATGCAGCGCGTGCTGGCATACCTGGCAGAACAGGGCGTGACAGAGAGCGACCTACGCGGCATCATGGAGAAGATACCTGCATCCCCCGGCATGCTCACCCTCTTCCAGTTCCTTCGCACCCGACCCGCGCAGGACTTTGAGGTGGTGCTGGTGTCCGACGCCAACACATTCTTCATTGAGTCCTGGCTTCGGCGCGCGGGGGCCCGCCAGCTCTTCCACCGGATCTTCACCAACCCGGCAACCTTCAACAAGGACGGACGGCTGGTGCTGCGGCCTTTACACTCCCACGACTGCCCACGGTGTCCCGACAACATGTGCAAGCAGGTGATCGTCAGGGACTACGTGACGCGCAGGACGCAGGAGCGGGGCCGTCCGTACCAAAGGATCTTCTACGTGGGGGATGGAGCCAACGACTTCTGCCCTGCCCTCTCTCTCGGGCCCCGAGACGTGGCCTTCCCACGAAGGGACTTCCCTATGCACCGGCTCATTACGGAGACCCACGAAGCCATGCCTGGGGAGTTCAAAGCAGTCACGGTGCCCTGGGCCACCGGGGAGGATGTAGTGCAGCGGCTGAGGAAGTTG